One segment of Brassica napus cultivar Da-Ae chromosome C3, Da-Ae, whole genome shotgun sequence DNA contains the following:
- the LOC111211565 gene encoding cysteine--tRNA ligase 2, cytoplasmic-like, protein MELKLYNTYTQQKEVFRPINPGKVGLYVCGITAYDFSHIGHARAAVPFDVLYRFLMYLGYEVTYVRNFTDVDNKIIERAKKNGEKPLELSNRFCHEYLVDMGALQCLLPTHQPRVSDHMDHIINMIQKIIENGCGYAVEGGDVFFSVDKSQNYGKLSGQLLEHTRAGERVAVDSRKRNPADFALWKAVKPDEPSWESPWGPGRPGWHIECSAMSAHYLSPRFDIHGGGADLIFPHHENELAQTCAACGEHGGVNYWLHNGHLTINNEKMSKSKGDFKPIREVTERYHPLALRHFLISVHYRSPLSYSASKLDSSSELLYYVYQTLQDLDDALLPYREAMSEEAEPTSEAKDIIIKLKSEFDKKMSDDLNTPHILTGYYQVALKFINDSIGKLEKMQEKQRMSLLVSLVEIERGARKVLEVLGLLTTLSYAEILKEMKQKTLTRAGLSEDDLSQLIQERIMARKKKEFEKSDVIRAELAAKGIALMDVVGKETVWRPCLPSQATNSSD, encoded by the exons ATGGAGTTGAAGCTGTACAACACGTACACGCAGCAGAAGGAAGTGTTCAGACCGATCAATCCCGGGAAAGTCGGATTGTACGTCTGTGGAATCACAGCTTACGATTTCAGCCACATCGGCCATGCTCGCGCTGCCGTTCCCTTCGACGTTCTCTACAG ATTCTTGATGTATTTGGGTTATGAAGTTACTTACGTCAGAAATTTCACAGATGTTGATAACAAG ATAATCGAACGTGCTAAGAAGAATGGAGAGAAACCGTTAGAGTTGAGTAATCGCTTTTGCCACGAGTATTTGGTTGATATGGGTGCTCTTCAGTGCCTCCTTCCCACCCACCAGCCTCGTGTCAGCGACCATATGGATCACATTATTAATATGATTCAAAAG ATCATTGAGAATGGTTGCGGGTATGCTGTGGAAGGGGGCGATGTGTTCTTCTCTGTCGACAAATCACAAAACTATGGTAAGTTGTCTGGTCAGCTGCTGGAACATACACGGGCTGGTGAGCGAGTTGCGGTTGATTCGAGGAAGCGTAACCCTGCTGATTTTGCCTTATGGAAG GCTGTAAAACCTGATGAGCCGAGCTGGGAGAGCCCATGGGGTCCAGGAAGACCGGGATGGCACATCGAGTGCAGTGCCATGAGTGCTCACTATCTATCCCCGAGATTTGACATTCATGGTGGTGGTGCTGATTTGATATTCCCACACCATGAAAATGAGCTTGCTCAGACATGTGCTGCATGTGGTGAGCATGGTGGTGTTAATTACTGGCTGCATAATGGCCATCTCACTATCAATAACGAGAAGATGTCAAAATCAAAGGGCGACTTCAAACCAATCAGAGAA GTGACAGAACGTTACCATCCATTGGCTCTGAGGCACTTTTTGATAAGTGTACACTACCGGTCTCCTCTGAGCTACTCAGCGTCAAAGCTAGACAGTTCCTCAGAACTTTTGTATTATGTTTATCAG ACATTGCAAGATCTTGATGACGCTCTCTTGCCATATCGAGAGGCAATGTCTGAAGAAGCTGAACCGACTTCAGAAGCCAAAGACATCATTATCAAACTCAAAAGTGAGTTTGATAAAAAGATGTCAGACGATTTGAATACTCCCCATATACTAACGGGTTATTACCAAGTTGCATTGAAATTCATCAACGATTCCATCGGCAAGCTCGAGAAAATGCAGGAGAAACAGAGGATGTCACTGCTTGTGTCACTTGTTGAGATCGAGAGAGGAGCCAGGAAAGTTCTTGAAGTGCTTGGTTTGCTCACTACCCTGAGCTATGCCGAGATTCTGAAAgagatgaaacaaaaaacaCTCACAAGAGCAGGATTGAGCGAAGACGACCTTTCACAACTAATTCAAGAAAGGATAATGGCGCGgaagaagaaagagtttgagaaaaGTGATGTGATTAGAGCAGAACTGGCAGCTAAAGGAATAGCTTTAATGGATGTTGTCGGCAAAGAAACTGTGTGGAGGCCATGCTTACCTTCTCAGGCTACTAATTCCAGCGACTAA